In Streptomyces liangshanensis, the DNA window CGTCGGGGCGGAGCGGGACGCGTCCACGACGTGGCTGAGCGCCGCCATCGACGCCTTCCCCGCCACGCTGCCGGGACTGACCGCCTCGCACATCCTGAAGGACTGCGGGCACTGGATCCCGCGCGAACGGGCCGCCGAGGTCAACGGGATCCTGCTCGACTGGCTGACGCCGCCCTCCCCGCGTCCCTGAGCGGCGCCGCCCGCGCCGGGCTCCCGGTCAGCAGTCAGCGAGCCAGGCTCAGGGCCAGGGTGGCGAGGGCCAGCACCAGGAACGGGTACTGGAACCCGAACGAGTAGTCCCGTACGCGCAGATGGGTCGCGACGGCGCACAGGTAGAACACCACGAGTCCGGCCGCCGCGGCCGTGCCGAGCGGCGGGATCCGGAAGGCCGCGAGGAGTCCGAGGGCGGCGGCCGCCTTGGGGACCCCGAGCGCCGGCATCCAGGAGCGGGGCACACCGGCCGCGTCCATGCCGACGGCGACCTTCTCGTAGCGGACGAAGTCGCAGACGGCGGAGAACACGTTGGCGCAGACGGTGACGAGGGCGAGCAGCACGAAGGCGAGGTCCATGGGAAGGCTTCCTGGGGCGCGAGGGGAATGTGCGGTCCCGTCCCGAGAGCCGTACCGGCGCGGAAGTGTGACAGTGCGGGTGACAGCCCGGAGGTGTGACAGCGCGGACCGGCGGCGCGCGGGGCGCCGAGGACTCGAACGAGTGCTTTTCGCGATGACCGCTTTGCCCGGACATGCTTCGGTGACATTCTCGTTCCGCAATCGCCCCCTCTCCGACATGGAGGAAATAT includes these proteins:
- a CDS encoding DoxX family protein; this encodes MDLAFVLLALVTVCANVFSAVCDFVRYEKVAVGMDAAGVPRSWMPALGVPKAAAALGLLAAFRIPPLGTAAAAGLVVFYLCAVATHLRVRDYSFGFQYPFLVLALATLALSLAR